The candidate division WOR-3 bacterium genome window below encodes:
- the plsY gene encoding glycerol-3-phosphate 1-O-acyltransferase PlsY, whose protein sequence is MMLAVALSLIVGAAFGSIPFGYIAGRLNRIDIRRHGSGNIGFTNVQRTIGWFWAVPVLLLDAAKGLVPTAVSGGLGLVPSLVGIGAILGHVFCPWLGFNGGKGVATTIGVAALLCPRSLFAGLGVFVLVLAVTGFISASSLTLAVMLPLLTALFYRGDAALLVFALGVGLIIVARHTANIRRLAAGTESRLGLWIKLFRKA, encoded by the coding sequence ATGATGCTCGCGGTTGCCCTCTCGCTCATCGTCGGCGCCGCGTTCGGCTCCATCCCGTTCGGGTACATCGCCGGCCGGCTGAACCGAATCGATATCCGCCGGCACGGCTCCGGCAACATCGGATTCACCAACGTCCAGCGCACCATCGGCTGGTTCTGGGCGGTACCGGTTCTGCTGCTCGACGCCGCCAAAGGACTGGTCCCGACCGCAGTCTCGGGAGGCCTCGGCCTGGTGCCGTCGTTGGTCGGCATCGGAGCAATCCTCGGCCATGTCTTCTGCCCTTGGCTCGGGTTCAACGGAGGCAAGGGCGTGGCAACAACAATCGGGGTCGCCGCATTGCTCTGCCCCCGCAGTCTCTTTGCCGGGCTTGGAGTTTTTGTATTGGTACTTGCTGTAACTGGTTTCATATCTGCATCTTCCCTGACACTGGCAGTCATGTTGCCTTTGCTGACCGCGCTGTTCTACCGAGGCGACGCCGCCCTGCTGGTGTTCGCTCTGGGCGTCGGACTCATCATCGTTGCCCGACACACAGCGAACATCAGGCGCCTGGCTGCGGGAACTGAATCACGGCTCGGACTCTGGATCAAGCTGTTTCGAAAAGCATGA